A section of the Methanosarcina mazei S-6 genome encodes:
- a CDS encoding PAS domain-containing sensor histidine kinase, translating to MVFKRTDSQEPISYQALLYENNSLKKELNSLRTRLTEDEELRHAEEELRKSEERYRTLFMNMTDGFLLAEIICNKEGKPYDYRYLEVNPAFELHTGMKREQILGRTVLEVFPHVDRKRVEKYLEIAFTDKAKHFEVFSQKMCKYLDVYVFSPEKGKIAIIFIDITERKQIEEKTHQRAEEIETVMEVAPIAILISHDPQCDNITGNKMANEFYGVKTGENVSANIVPVRRYFHKSHELATDELPMQKAAFKGIDVRNEEIDVLLPGGEWRALLGSASPLHDAEGNVRGGVAAFMDITQRKKAEAKLKETLDNLEELVKQRTEELEKAYDSLKESEEHLRLTLEGSKAGMWMWDLRANWKITPQMNALLGRSESSPIKYEEFISMIHPEDQERVAQAWNKAIECKDFYDQEYRIFLPDGSIHWLSSKGSVIELHSGIRQLMGITTDITERKQAEEKIRYLANIVESSNDAIITKSLDGIITSWNKGAEQIYGYTAEEILGKNMTTLVPFPSDHEMEALIERIKKGEKVEHYETLRLRKDGIIINVSLSLSPVFDVTGKLTAISAIVKDITRSKKAEEALRKSKEQYQTLFNSISEGFANCKAIYNEHGTLCDLLILDINPAGARLSGCEREAQIGKTMREIWPDVEDYWFEAYQKVDQTGESIQFENFGNMPGKWFTIQIDRIEKGQFAVTFRDITEKKVAQEALAKIETARNKEIHHRIKNNLQVISSLLDLAAEKFRNKNHLDSYEVLEAFRESQNRVMSIAYIHKELHEGEGLEKLNFSLYLEKLAENLFQTYSVGHSGISLDLDLEDNVFFDTDIAVPLGMIVNELISNSLKYAFQGRDKGTIRIKLFSEGVINESNSKDELKRKNTKYTLTVSDNGIGIPDNINLENTDTLGLQLVSTLVDQLDGKIKIGRDQGTEFNICFNTCNNGD from the coding sequence ATGGTTTTTAAAAGAACAGATAGCCAAGAGCCTATATCATATCAGGCACTCTTATATGAGAATAATTCCTTGAAAAAAGAATTAAATAGCCTGAGAACGCGCTTAACGGAAGATGAAGAACTCAGGCATGCAGAAGAGGAGTTGCGAAAAAGTGAGGAGCGATATCGCACACTCTTTATGAATATGACAGATGGTTTCCTCCTTGCAGAAATTATCTGTAACAAAGAAGGTAAGCCCTATGACTATCGTTACCTTGAGGTAAATCCTGCTTTTGAACTCCATACAGGGATGAAGAGGGAACAAATATTAGGCAGAACTGTACTGGAAGTGTTCCCTCATGTAGACCGCAAGCGAGTTGAAAAGTATTTAGAAATAGCGTTCACAGACAAAGCAAAGCATTTTGAAGTTTTTAGCCAGAAAATGTGTAAATACCTTGATGTTTACGTATTCAGTCCTGAGAAAGGAAAGATTGCTATAATTTTTATAGATATTACCGAACGAAAGCAGATTGAAGAGAAAACTCATCAGCGGGCCGAAGAAATAGAGACAGTTATGGAAGTTGCGCCTATTGCCATCTTGATTAGTCACGACCCTCAATGCGATAATATAACCGGCAACAAGATGGCAAACGAGTTCTATGGAGTTAAAACTGGAGAAAACGTATCAGCTAATATCGTACCTGTACGGCGTTACTTCCATAAAAGCCATGAATTGGCTACAGACGAATTACCCATGCAAAAAGCTGCTTTTAAAGGCATCGACGTGCGCAACGAAGAGATAGATGTACTGCTGCCAGGTGGGGAATGGAGGGCCCTTCTGGGATCAGCCAGTCCATTACATGATGCCGAAGGTAATGTGCGTGGCGGTGTTGCCGCATTTATGGATATCACTCAAAGAAAAAAAGCAGAAGCTAAACTAAAAGAAACCCTCGACAATTTAGAAGAGCTCGTTAAACAACGTACAGAAGAGCTTGAGAAGGCTTATGATTCTTTAAAGGAAAGCGAAGAGCATCTGCGGTTAACATTGGAGGGTTCAAAAGCTGGAATGTGGATGTGGGATCTTCGGGCGAACTGGAAAATAACGCCTCAAATGAATGCTCTGCTTGGTAGATCCGAAAGCTCACCCATAAAGTACGAGGAATTTATTTCTATGATCCATCCCGAGGATCAGGAGCGGGTTGCACAAGCCTGGAATAAAGCGATTGAATGTAAAGACTTCTACGATCAGGAGTACCGCATATTCTTGCCGGATGGCAGTATCCACTGGCTGAGCTCAAAAGGTTCGGTAATCGAACTGCATTCAGGAATCCGTCAACTAATGGGCATCACTACAGATATCACCGAACGCAAGCAGGCAGAAGAAAAAATTCGGTATCTAGCGAATATCGTAGAATCATCAAATGATGCTATCATAACTAAGTCCCTTGATGGTATTATCACAAGCTGGAACAAAGGAGCAGAGCAGATATACGGCTATACAGCCGAAGAAATTCTCGGAAAGAATATGACTACTCTGGTGCCATTCCCATCAGATCACGAAATGGAAGCATTAATTGAGAGAATTAAAAAGGGAGAAAAAGTTGAGCATTATGAGACTTTGCGATTAAGAAAAGATGGTATAATAATAAATGTCTCACTCTCTCTTTCCCCAGTTTTCGATGTCACTGGAAAACTGACTGCTATCTCGGCTATTGTCAAAGACATAACCAGAAGTAAAAAAGCAGAGGAAGCCCTACGCAAGAGTAAAGAACAGTATCAAACTTTATTCAATTCTATCAGTGAAGGCTTTGCAAATTGCAAAGCAATCTATAATGAGCATGGTACACTCTGTGACTTATTAATTTTGGATATAAACCCTGCTGGAGCAAGACTTTCAGGTTGTGAGCGGGAAGCACAAATTGGTAAAACCATGCGTGAAATATGGCCTGATGTTGAAGATTACTGGTTTGAAGCTTATCAAAAAGTTGACCAGACAGGCGAATCTATTCAGTTTGAGAATTTTGGCAACATGCCAGGCAAATGGTTTACTATTCAAATCGATAGGATTGAAAAAGGTCAATTTGCAGTAACATTCAGGGATATTACTGAGAAAAAAGTGGCTCAAGAAGCCCTTGCAAAAATTGAGACTGCCCGTAATAAGGAAATTCATCACAGGATTAAGAATAATCTACAGGTTATCTCCTCTCTTCTGGACCTTGCAGCTGAAAAATTCAGAAATAAAAACCATTTAGATAGCTACGAAGTTCTTGAAGCCTTCAGGGAAAGCCAGAACAGAGTAATGTCTATCGCGTATATCCATAAGGAACTGCATGAAGGTGAAGGGCTTGAAAAGCTGAATTTCTCGTTATATCTTGAGAAGCTTGCTGAAAACCTTTTCCAGACTTATAGTGTTGGACATTCCGGTATTAGTTTAGATCTGGATCTTGAGGATAATGTGTTCTTTGATACAGATATTGCAGTTCCTTTAGGAATGATTGTTAACGAACTTATTTCAAACTCCCTCAAATATGCATTCCAGGGGCGGGATAAAGGTACAATTAGAATTAAGCTCTTCAGTGAAGGGGTTATAAATGAGTCGAATAGTAAAGACGAGCTTAAAAGAAAAAACACAAAATACACCCTTACAGTCTCAGATAACGGAATTGGCATCCCAGACAATATTAATTTAGAAAACACAGACACACTCGGTCTGCAACTTGTAAGTACCCTTGTCGATCAGTTAGACGGTAAAATAAAAATTGGAAGAGATCAAGGGACAGAATTTAATATCTGTTTTAATACATGCAATAACGGAGATTAA
- the pdxT gene encoding pyridoxal 5'-phosphate synthase glutaminase subunit PdxT, whose protein sequence is MKIGVIAIQGAVSEHVDALRRALKERGVEAEVVEIKHKGIVPECSGIVIPGGESTTLCRLLAREGIAEEIKEAAAKGVPILGTCAGLIVIAKEGDRQVEKTGQELLGIMDTRVNRNAFGRQRDSFEAELEVFILDSPFTGVFIRAPGIVSCGPGVKVLSRLEGMIVAAEQGNVLALAFHPELTDDLRIHQYFLDKVLNC, encoded by the coding sequence ATGAAAATAGGTGTAATCGCTATTCAGGGAGCGGTTTCTGAGCATGTTGATGCTTTAAGGAGAGCCCTTAAAGAGAGAGGGGTTGAGGCTGAGGTAGTTGAGATAAAGCACAAAGGAATTGTGCCGGAGTGCAGCGGAATTGTGATTCCTGGCGGGGAGAGTACAACGCTTTGCAGGCTGCTTGCCCGCGAGGGAATTGCAGAGGAGATAAAAGAAGCGGCTGCAAAGGGAGTTCCTATCCTCGGGACCTGTGCAGGGCTGATTGTCATTGCAAAGGAAGGAGACCGGCAGGTAGAAAAGACAGGTCAGGAACTGCTCGGGATTATGGATACCAGGGTCAACAGGAACGCCTTTGGGAGGCAGAGGGATTCTTTTGAGGCAGAACTTGAGGTGTTTATCCTTGACTCTCCATTTACGGGCGTGTTTATCCGGGCTCCGGGAATCGTGAGCTGCGGGCCGGGCGTGAAGGTGCTTTCCAGGCTTGAAGGCATGATCGTTGCTGCAGAGCAGGGAAATGTGCTGGCACTTGCATTCCATCCGGAATTAACCGATGACCTTAGAATTCACCAGTATTTCCTGGATAAAGTTTTGAACTGCTAG
- the pdxS gene encoding pyridoxal 5'-phosphate synthase lyase subunit PdxS, protein MEFEKLRHGTELIKRGFARMQKGGVIMDVTTPEQARIAEEAGAVAVMALQAVPADLRKAGGVARMADPEIVQQIIDTVTIPVMAKARIGHFVEAEILEALGVDMVDESEVLTPADPFYHIDKTQFTVPFVCGARNLGEALRRINEGAAMIRTKGEAGTGDVSQAVKHMKQIQGEIRALAGKTKEELIMVAREIEAPIELVVETAKMQRLPVVNFAAGGVATPADAALMMRLGADGVFVGSGIFKAENPEKMAKAVVEAVNNYDNPAKLAEISKGVGAGMKGISADMIPVQEALQERGW, encoded by the coding sequence ATGGAATTTGAAAAATTGAGACATGGAACCGAACTTATCAAGCGGGGCTTTGCACGGATGCAGAAAGGGGGTGTGATCATGGACGTTACAACCCCCGAACAGGCCAGGATCGCAGAAGAAGCCGGAGCAGTTGCTGTTATGGCCCTTCAGGCCGTCCCTGCAGATCTCAGAAAAGCAGGAGGGGTTGCACGTATGGCAGACCCCGAAATTGTCCAGCAGATTATTGATACGGTTACCATTCCTGTTATGGCAAAGGCAAGGATCGGGCACTTTGTAGAAGCCGAAATTTTAGAGGCACTTGGCGTTGACATGGTAGATGAGTCCGAAGTCCTTACTCCTGCCGACCCCTTCTACCACATAGACAAAACACAGTTTACAGTGCCTTTTGTCTGCGGGGCAAGAAACCTTGGAGAAGCCCTCCGCAGGATTAACGAAGGTGCAGCCATGATCCGGACCAAAGGAGAAGCCGGAACAGGCGACGTCAGCCAGGCAGTAAAGCACATGAAGCAGATCCAGGGAGAAATCCGCGCCCTTGCAGGCAAGACCAAAGAAGAGCTTATAATGGTCGCAAGAGAGATTGAAGCTCCTATCGAACTCGTGGTCGAAACCGCAAAAATGCAGCGCCTGCCTGTGGTGAACTTTGCAGCCGGTGGAGTTGCAACCCCTGCCGACGCAGCTCTCATGATGCGCCTTGGTGCAGACGGAGTCTTTGTCGGTTCAGGTATTTTCAAAGCCGAAAATCCGGAAAAGATGGCAAAAGCAGTTGTTGAAGCCGTCAATAACTACGATAACCCTGCAAAACTTGCAGAAATCTCAAAAGGCGTGGGTGCAGGAATGAAAGGCATCAGCGCAGACATGATCCCTGTGCAGGAAGCCCTTCAGGAACGCGGCTGGTAA
- a CDS encoding phosphatase PAP2 family protein — protein MFQTEPILYLQSLGTEWFTFLMIIITSMGSSAFFAGIIIIATLGIDFKKGFLLFQLLLWTALLTETIKALIAFPRPDFVDSRVLNLEDGIENTSPFNGNGESGFFKLPDREILESFRLQKVFPDSPFGFPSGHVALTTALWGGASRVFNSRTAGRLAPMVVLLMAFSRMYLGRHFLGDVIGGAALGLTLLVVFTYFLKSPLKDDFFEKENFKLAFRQKNLFFYSAMFAVPVVFVSLSLISGEVAGFFLGTNTAYLLIIRKGLPEDEGSTGQRALRVFITLMMFGLSALVLDAGFGIIGIAGYPDDTLIEFLKSFIPAFTIWISVSICIKLGLYNIASTEQIE, from the coding sequence TTGTTCCAGACCGAGCCTATACTTTACCTCCAGTCCCTTGGAACCGAATGGTTCACTTTTCTCATGATTATAATAACTTCAATGGGGTCTTCTGCTTTTTTTGCAGGCATAATAATCATTGCCACCCTCGGGATTGATTTTAAAAAGGGTTTTCTTCTGTTCCAGCTGCTGCTCTGGACTGCTCTTCTAACCGAGACCATTAAAGCACTGATCGCTTTCCCGAGGCCGGATTTTGTGGACAGCCGGGTACTTAACTTGGAAGATGGTATAGAAAATACATCTCCTTTTAATGGAAACGGCGAATCAGGCTTTTTTAAACTTCCGGACAGGGAGATTCTGGAGTCGTTTCGCCTCCAGAAAGTATTTCCTGATTCCCCTTTCGGTTTTCCTTCAGGGCATGTTGCACTTACCACTGCCCTCTGGGGAGGGGCTTCCCGTGTCTTCAATAGCAGGACAGCTGGCAGACTGGCTCCCATGGTGGTGTTGCTCATGGCTTTTTCAAGGATGTACCTTGGAAGGCATTTTTTAGGGGACGTGATCGGCGGGGCTGCCCTGGGTTTAACTCTTCTGGTTGTCTTCACATACTTCTTAAAAAGCCCACTAAAGGACGATTTTTTTGAAAAAGAGAATTTTAAACTCGCTTTCAGGCAAAAGAACCTCTTTTTTTATTCGGCTATGTTTGCCGTCCCTGTAGTTTTTGTATCCCTGTCACTTATAAGCGGGGAAGTAGCGGGTTTTTTCCTTGGGACAAACACGGCATATCTTCTTATAATCAGAAAGGGGCTCCCGGAAGATGAAGGAAGTACCGGGCAGAGGGCTCTCAGGGTATTTATTACACTGATGATGTTCGGGTTATCAGCTCTCGTTCTTGACGCGGGGTTTGGTATTATCGGCATTGCAGGTTACCCTGACGATACACTTATTGAATTTTTAAAATCATTCATCCCTGCATTTACCATCTGGATTTCTGTCAGTATCTGTATAAAGCTGGGCCTGTATAATATAGCCTCCACGGAGCAGATTGAGTAA
- a CDS encoding methylthiol--coenzyme M methyltransferase, whose protein sequence is MIRHIDIAVQKIFEMKEKEPAKFKKLIDEGIMIGLGVDLGDRSREEYTAGHIKEQSRPKDPDYAAVTEAVIEGDSEETVRLTVALLEKGKDPTDLVLNALMPGIQTVCELYDIGESYMPEILLANEALIGGVKLCQERIGEIRYEGKVVSLVIEGDLHDIGKNIVAAILRANGFEVVDLGNDITVEAAVKAVKAANADLVVGTTLMSTTKEGLKVLAEVLESEDVPVACGGAAVDRRFVETFCNSVYGKTPLDAVKIAKNICAGKSWKEVRNDLH, encoded by the coding sequence ATGATCAGGCATATTGACATCGCAGTCCAGAAGATTTTCGAGATGAAAGAAAAAGAACCTGCGAAATTCAAAAAACTTATTGATGAAGGGATCATGATCGGCCTCGGAGTGGACCTTGGAGACAGGAGCCGGGAAGAGTACACTGCAGGGCACATTAAGGAGCAGAGCAGGCCGAAAGACCCCGATTATGCAGCCGTAACAGAGGCAGTGATTGAAGGAGATAGCGAGGAAACTGTAAGACTCACAGTTGCCCTGCTTGAAAAAGGAAAAGACCCTACGGACCTTGTCTTAAATGCCCTTATGCCGGGAATTCAGACCGTTTGTGAGCTTTACGATATCGGAGAGAGTTATATGCCTGAGATCCTGCTGGCAAATGAGGCTCTCATAGGAGGGGTAAAACTCTGTCAGGAAAGGATCGGAGAGATCCGTTACGAGGGAAAAGTGGTATCCCTTGTTATTGAAGGAGACCTTCACGATATAGGCAAGAACATTGTAGCAGCTATCCTCAGGGCAAACGGTTTCGAAGTGGTTGACCTCGGAAACGACATAACAGTGGAAGCAGCCGTCAAAGCCGTAAAAGCAGCAAATGCCGACCTTGTTGTGGGAACAACCCTCATGAGTACAACAAAAGAGGGACTCAAAGTTCTTGCAGAGGTTCTGGAATCCGAAGATGTCCCTGTAGCCTGTGGAGGGGCTGCCGTAGACAGACGCTTTGTTGAGACCTTCTGTAACTCAGTGTATGGAAAAACCCCGCTTGACGCAGTAAAAATTGCAAAAAATATCTGTGCAGGAAAGAGCTGGAAAGAAGTCCGCAATGACCTTCACTGA
- a CDS encoding methylcobamide--CoM methyltransferase, which yields MVSEMTPTRRALAAVLGGRVDYVPPANPLAQTTTELMAICNASWPKAHFDSKMMADLAAASYEVCGIEAARPQFDISLEAEVLGCKLDWDKPDRPPVTGPAYTNPEDVTWPDKLEETGRIPVVLGAIDELRKRYDGMLPIIPLLTAPFTVAGHIAGVENMARWTKTDPEKAHAFIDAATDFVVAYGKLQAAYGAHILFLADPSASSSLISAETYREFVLPAHRRLAKEISCPQILHICGDSSKLLPYIKQSGIDCFSFDTVPVWYCRQVIGNDMSILGSLDVIDLMPNGTPEQVYNRTRECILQGTDIVGTACGVSYGTPLENLRAYVRACKETPIPRYDDVEDLIRQIGVGIGRNMKENVLGGMQE from the coding sequence ATGGTAAGCGAGATGACTCCAACCCGCCGAGCTCTGGCAGCAGTGCTCGGAGGCAGGGTCGATTATGTACCCCCTGCAAACCCCCTGGCTCAGACCACAACAGAATTAATGGCAATCTGCAATGCTTCCTGGCCAAAAGCCCATTTTGACAGCAAAATGATGGCAGATCTTGCAGCCGCTTCTTACGAAGTTTGTGGCATTGAGGCTGCGCGACCCCAGTTTGACATCTCTCTTGAAGCTGAAGTTCTGGGGTGTAAACTTGACTGGGATAAGCCAGACAGGCCTCCGGTAACAGGACCAGCTTATACGAACCCTGAAGATGTGACCTGGCCCGACAAACTGGAAGAAACCGGAAGGATTCCGGTAGTTCTTGGAGCAATTGATGAACTCAGGAAACGTTACGACGGGATGCTCCCTATCATCCCCTTACTGACCGCCCCCTTTACGGTAGCAGGTCACATAGCAGGCGTTGAAAATATGGCCCGGTGGACAAAAACCGATCCTGAAAAAGCCCATGCCTTCATTGATGCAGCAACAGATTTTGTTGTAGCTTACGGAAAGCTGCAGGCTGCTTACGGGGCGCATATCCTCTTCCTTGCAGATCCTTCGGCTTCCAGCAGCCTGATTTCTGCGGAAACATACCGGGAATTTGTACTCCCTGCCCACAGAAGACTGGCAAAGGAAATAAGCTGCCCCCAGATCCTGCATATCTGCGGAGATTCCAGTAAACTGCTGCCTTATATCAAGCAGAGCGGAATCGACTGCTTCTCCTTTGATACCGTCCCGGTCTGGTACTGCCGTCAGGTAATTGGCAACGATATGTCCATACTCGGAAGCCTGGACGTCATAGACCTGATGCCAAACGGAACCCCAGAACAGGTTTATAACAGGACCCGGGAATGCATACTGCAGGGGACAGATATTGTAGGGACTGCATGTGGTGTATCATACGGGACCCCGCTTGAAAATCTCAGAGCATATGTCAGGGCCTGCAAAGAGACTCCAATCCCAAGATATGATGACGTTGAAGATCTTATCAGGCAGATTGGAGTCGGCATCGGGCGAAACATGAAAGAAAACGTTCTGGGAGGGATGCAGGAATGA
- a CDS encoding dienelactone hydrolase family protein, with protein MSRTRLLIVIMLLLSFLSASGCTGTSDTDDAPEQPDSPEPIPEGPEAEEEVEKGTGGNALASEPETVNSETTGQIQTLTVNITAEDQEYPAYISAPAEDGEYPAVVLIHSFNGLEQGYQDMADRLAADGFVVVAPQWQTYSRSPSDSGVEALVRSSINYLKNRDDVDPEKLGLTGFCAGGRYTMLFLPQVEEFKSGVAWYGFPYSGGTEVQPDEPASMIDQLEDPMLIIHGTRDEPSNISEIYRYAGELDAADKYFELKVYQGEPHGFMIKEGELSESFVAQDAYDEMVDFFNRTLSNPAPGNSSR; from the coding sequence ATGAGTCGAACCAGATTACTAATCGTGATTATGCTTCTGTTGAGTTTTTTAAGCGCTTCAGGCTGCACCGGGACTTCTGATACTGATGATGCACCTGAACAGCCTGATTCGCCGGAACCTATCCCGGAAGGGCCGGAGGCTGAAGAGGAAGTGGAAAAAGGAACCGGAGGCAATGCCCTTGCTTCTGAGCCTGAGACAGTGAATTCTGAAACTACAGGTCAGATCCAGACCCTAACTGTTAATATCACAGCTGAAGATCAGGAATATCCTGCATATATTTCTGCTCCGGCTGAAGATGGAGAGTATCCGGCTGTAGTGCTGATACATTCATTTAACGGCCTTGAGCAGGGTTATCAGGACATGGCAGACAGGCTGGCAGCAGATGGGTTTGTCGTGGTTGCTCCTCAATGGCAGACCTATTCCCGCTCTCCTTCGGATTCCGGAGTTGAAGCTCTTGTCAGGAGCAGCATCAATTATCTGAAAAACAGGGATGATGTTGACCCGGAAAAGCTGGGCTTAACAGGTTTTTGTGCAGGCGGCAGGTATACCATGCTTTTTCTGCCCCAGGTGGAGGAATTTAAATCCGGGGTTGCATGGTACGGTTTTCCTTACTCGGGCGGAACTGAAGTACAGCCTGACGAGCCTGCAAGCATGATTGACCAGCTTGAAGACCCGATGCTTATCATACACGGGACAAGAGACGAGCCAAGTAATATCTCAGAAATTTACAGGTATGCAGGCGAACTGGATGCAGCTGACAAATATTTTGAGCTGAAAGTCTACCAGGGCGAACCTCACGGCTTCATGATTAAAGAAGGAGAACTTTCAGAAAGTTTTGTGGCACAGGACGCGTACGATGAGATGGTTGATTTCTTTAACAGGACTCTGAGCAACCCGGCACCGGGGAATTCTTCCCGGTGA
- a CDS encoding metal-dependent hydrolase, with translation MVNSISHLGVGILIGLALGLRGKKLKIVAFLSVLPDLDVIPYSVFISVSNSLTHDIRTQFFYLFGHREFMHSILFIALVTFLIWIKTRDPIFTFGGFQSISSHVYLDYITTWKMRPFYPFSTDASIIGAVYFYDPFINLLPVLPLLIMIVIGLKQRGMLNGRLNNFYNFINKIDDKLYASLILVFLLWLVFMPVSKAFLINHISGTEEAQISYQNTYPESTNKFLTAYSYNSTHYKIMKISYLSGIEKCEYIEKVSINGNIPDAPTYIERASNLYSSAVPQEIDYPVYEVSKDGGFVTVTLSDARNPYVENWAYFKSVYRFIFNEENGEYQVYASVQGGSEEKLGENWFR, from the coding sequence ATGGTAAACTCAATATCTCACCTGGGAGTGGGTATTCTTATTGGCCTGGCTCTGGGCCTGAGAGGGAAGAAGCTGAAAATAGTAGCTTTTCTGTCCGTTCTCCCTGATCTGGATGTTATTCCATACTCGGTATTTATTTCTGTTAGCAATAGCCTTACCCATGACATAAGAACCCAGTTTTTTTATCTTTTTGGCCACAGGGAGTTCATGCATTCAATTCTTTTTATCGCCCTGGTTACATTTTTAATCTGGATTAAGACAAGAGACCCGATATTTACCTTTGGAGGGTTTCAGTCCATTTCATCCCATGTTTACCTGGATTATATAACGACCTGGAAAATGAGACCCTTCTATCCGTTCAGTACAGACGCATCCATAATTGGAGCTGTCTATTTTTATGACCCATTCATAAATCTTCTTCCGGTCCTGCCCCTCTTAATCATGATTGTGATAGGTTTAAAGCAAAGAGGGATGCTGAATGGCAGGTTAAATAACTTTTATAATTTTATTAATAAGATTGATGACAAACTTTATGCCTCCCTGATTCTCGTTTTCCTGCTCTGGCTTGTTTTTATGCCGGTTTCAAAAGCCTTTCTTATCAACCATATATCAGGGACAGAAGAAGCTCAGATAAGTTACCAGAATACCTACCCCGAATCCACAAATAAATTCCTGACTGCATACTCTTATAATTCAACCCATTACAAAATTATGAAGATCAGCTACCTTTCAGGAATCGAAAAGTGCGAGTACATTGAAAAAGTCTCGATAAACGGAAATATCCCTGATGCTCCGACCTATATTGAAAGAGCCAGTAACCTCTACAGTTCCGCTGTCCCCCAGGAAATTGACTATCCGGTTTATGAAGTCTCCAAAGACGGCGGCTTTGTAACCGTGACTCTGAGTGATGCAAGAAACCCTTATGTCGAAAACTGGGCTTATTTTAAATCTGTTTACAGATTTATTTTTAATGAAGAAAATGGAGAATACCAGGTTTATGCGAGTGTCCAGGGGGGAAGTGAAGAAAAACTGGGTGAAAACTGGTTCAGGTAA
- a CDS encoding metal-dependent hydrolase, whose translation MVNTLSHIGIGLLLAHALGLKGRKRLGLVLLSIVPDIDYFSYSLFTLISGSVSHEARNQLFYLLGHRELTHSVFFAVILAVLIWIKTRDRTYTFGGFLAVFLHSFLDYTTSAKMRPFYPFSLNESALRAIYPFDPVVNVIPLLPLFIVAAEYIKSRGVRKYKKKHAWNIKDLYPWDLKIRGKWSVRDRDVWDRRLKRLNIFHSFVNRNEDKFYASFIIVLLIWTTMFPVAKIFLIDRISRTEGTEISYNDTYPISTGKFLAAYPADDSRYKLLEISYWAGVEKSFYVDRVTVEGDVPDASRYAERAGNLYSNSVPQAIDYPVYSVSEKDGAVTVILSDARNPYVKKWPYFDTVYRFVFDRESRDYEVYESHYGRPEKKLDKNYFE comes from the coding sequence ATGGTAAACACGTTATCCCATATTGGAATTGGTCTGCTTCTTGCCCACGCCCTCGGTCTTAAGGGGAGGAAAAGGCTTGGCCTTGTCCTTCTCTCCATAGTCCCTGACATCGATTATTTTAGCTATTCGTTATTTACGCTTATCAGCGGCAGCGTAAGCCACGAAGCGAGAAACCAGCTATTTTACCTGCTCGGGCACAGGGAGTTGACACATTCTGTTTTTTTTGCAGTTATTCTTGCAGTTCTTATCTGGATAAAAACCAGAGACAGAACTTATACATTCGGAGGTTTTCTGGCTGTCTTCCTTCACAGCTTCCTGGACTATACAACAAGCGCAAAAATGCGCCCATTTTACCCTTTCAGCTTAAACGAGTCCGCTCTCAGAGCAATCTATCCTTTCGACCCCGTGGTAAATGTCATTCCCCTTCTGCCTCTCTTTATTGTAGCTGCGGAATACATTAAGAGCCGTGGCGTAAGAAAATATAAAAAGAAGCATGCCTGGAATATCAAAGATTTGTATCCGTGGGATTTGAAAATCAGGGGAAAATGGAGTGTTCGGGACAGAGATGTCTGGGACCGGAGATTAAAAAGGCTGAATATTTTCCACAGCTTTGTGAACAGAAACGAAGACAAATTCTATGCCTCTTTCATCATAGTCCTGCTGATATGGACCACAATGTTTCCGGTGGCAAAAATCTTCCTTATAGACCGCATCTCAAGGACCGAAGGTACAGAAATAAGTTACAATGATACCTACCCTATATCTACCGGAAAATTCCTGGCAGCGTATCCCGCCGATGATTCCCGCTATAAACTCCTTGAAATAAGCTACTGGGCAGGAGTAGAAAAGAGCTTTTATGTAGACAGGGTTACCGTTGAAGGAGATGTCCCGGACGCTTCCAGATATGCAGAAAGAGCCGGTAATTTATACAGTAACTCAGTGCCTCAGGCTATCGATTACCCTGTATATTCAGTATCCGAAAAGGACGGCGCGGTAACCGTAATTTTGAGCGATGCAAGAAATCCTTATGTTAAAAAGTGGCCTTATTTCGACACGGTTTACAGGTTTGTGTTTGACAGGGAAAGTAGAGATTACGAGGTGTACGAAAGCCACTACGGTAGACCGGAAAAAAAGCTTGATAAAAATTATTTTGAGTGA